The following are encoded in a window of Kineosporia sp. NBRC 101731 genomic DNA:
- a CDS encoding calcium-binding protein: MKRMTRTLPLAVSAAAALGAGTLLLAGPAAAATPTASAAHTCNGVRATIVGTGGADDIEGTRGRDVIVALGGADEIDGNGGNDLICGGAGSDEIDGGSGQDVAFGGSGNDEIDGDSGADRLHGGQGHDEIQGGSGTDRLWGNSGNDLLEGDSGKDQLSGGAGRDRVYQGEEPDND, encoded by the coding sequence ATGAAGCGCATGACCCGCACCCTTCCCCTCGCCGTCAGCGCCGCGGCCGCGCTCGGCGCCGGCACCCTCCTGCTCGCGGGCCCGGCCGCCGCTGCCACCCCCACCGCCTCGGCCGCCCACACCTGCAACGGGGTCAGGGCCACCATCGTCGGCACCGGCGGGGCGGACGACATCGAGGGCACCCGCGGCCGGGACGTGATCGTGGCGCTCGGTGGTGCGGACGAGATCGACGGCAACGGCGGCAACGACCTGATCTGCGGTGGGGCCGGTTCCGACGAGATCGACGGCGGCTCCGGCCAGGACGTGGCCTTCGGCGGGTCGGGGAACGACGAGATCGACGGTGACTCCGGAGCCGACCGGCTGCACGGTGGCCAGGGCCACGACGAGATCCAGGGCGGCTCCGGCACCGACCGGCTGTGGGGCAACTCGGGCAACGACCTGCTCGAGGGTGACTCCGGCAAGGACCAGCTCTCCGGCGGGGCCGGCCGCGACCGCGTCTACCAGGGCGAGGAGCCGGACAACGACTGA